One uncultured Draconibacterium sp. genomic window, TGTTAAGGCATGTTCCGGTGTTAATTGCCCCATGCATCTTTTTGAAACACCTCCATAAAAATGGTATGTAAAAACATCAAATTGGGGTATTGGGGAGGCGTTCATTATACTATCAGTTGACATCCCCCGATCAATTGGCAATATCCCGCCTTCCCCGGTTGAACCGGGACCAAGTATTCTCATATCGGGGGCAGCCTTGGATACAAAACTCTTGAATGCTGCAAAATCCCTTGCGTAGGAATTGGCATCATACCCCTTAGGAGCGCCACCGTGACTTGCATGAGATGGTTCGTTAAACATTTCGGAAGCTACAATATTACCTCCTACCGAATGTGTATAATGTAAAAGCGGTTCAAGCTGGGCAGGGGTCCAACTCCCCTCGTTATCACGTATGCCTTCGCTGATAGCAAACGATGTTACTAATTTAGAATCAGTAGCTTTACAAAAATCAATTACACCTTTCCACTCTTTTCTGGTGAGCACATTTTCATATCCCTCCGGCGCCTTTTCTAATTTAGGGGCATCGTTATCCTGAAAATAGGTAGTATTCGCCCATGTTCCGCTTACCCTAATATACATTGGCCCCAAAGCAGAAGCCAGTGTCAGTAATTTCCTTTCATATAAATTAATCGGCGGAATGGTTCTTTTTAAGGCAGAAAATCCACCTGATTTTACTTTTGCAGAATCAAGCAAAGCGTATGGAATCCAGAAGTCTCCCCCAACCACTTCACACATTTCAATATTTACCGATTGATACCTCTCATCAACCTGTCCTGTTAATTTCAGATCAGCAAGTTGTAATTTTATTATTTCCTTCCTATTTTCTTTAGATTCTCCAACTGACACACAGGCTAACAGTTGAAAAAGAACCAACAGTATAACAATCTGTTTCATTGTAACACGATATTAAATTAGTTGATAAAGTTTATTTTCTCTCCCAACTTTGTAAATGAATACTGAAAAAAAAAGGTGGCATTTCACCACCTTTTAAAAAGATCTAACTATACTAACTATTTAAGGATTCTTTCACCTGTAGCTTCGAACATTTCCATCAAACTACCCTTGATTTTATTTTCGTCAACCTTAGTAAAAGAGAAGTTAATATCATATCCCATTGAATTATAATAAACCGTTATAGTCCCCTCTTTTTCATCAACCTGGGTTAACTTTGCAGGATCGGTCCCTTCTGTTCTCATTTCGCCTGTAAGTTTACCTTCTTTCCTTTCGAGGTGCATTACCATGGTTGCATCACCGTTCGGTGTTCCTTTCACTTCTACTTTCCAGTCTCCAACAAAATAGTCAGCCGGTTCGTTTGCAATTGCGGCATTTGTAATAAAAAGTAAAACCAAACCTACTAAACTCAATCTGAAATTTTTCATCTGTCTATTTTTAAAATTCTTCCTAGTTTTGACAATACATGCTTGTGACGTCGAATCCATTGCTCAAAATGGCTATCACGCCTGCGCGTGTAATTTCCGCCATATCCTTCGTCCAAACGAATGTGAACCTCCCATTGATAGGGCTTCCACTAGCATACTCAGAATAGTCGGCAGTGTTCAAAAATCTCACGGAACCGGCATCAGCAGAACATACGAGAACTACCGTTGCACCAATTGGAATTTTGGCAGCTTCTTCGGCAGTAGCGGTTAGAGCAGTATAACCACCCATATCGCCGATTGCAAAATCTAACTCCGATTGCATGTTTATAGAGTAAAAGCCGCTAACATCAAAGCCATCGCGAAGTATTGCTATTATGCCTCCTGTAGTGGCAATGTCGGCGATTTCTTGTGTCCATTTGAAAGCAAATTTGCCACCTACCGGGCTACCGCCGGCATATTCAGCATAGGTTGCCGTATTTAAGAAGGAGATTGTACCGGTATTGCTCGGACATACGAGAACTACCGTTGCACCAATTGGAATTTTGGCAGCCTCTTCGGGAGTAGCAGTAAAAGCGTTATAACCACCCATATCGCCAACATTAAACACTAAGTCTGTTTTTTGATAAGCGCAATACATCGACTCAACATCAAATCCATCGCGTAAGATTGCCATCATTCCTGAGCTAGCTGTAATACCTGCCATTTCCAGTGTCCATACAAATTTAAATTCACCATTTACTGGACTACCTCCAACATATTCGGCATAAGTTGCCGGATTAAGTAAGGAAACCGTACCATCATCACTTGGGCATTTTAACAGAACTGTTGCCCCAATCGGTATTTTTGCCACTTCATCAGAGGAGACAGATAAGATGGTATAACCGCTTGAATTATCAATGCTGAAATTCAAATCTATTATTTTCGCACCACCACCAACTGGATTTGCTTCCTGTGTAATGGTAAGAACCTCTTCAACTCCATTTTTTGATAAGGTGATTTGCCCTACTCGTTCATCAGTGATATCGTTTTCCAGAAACTGAACGTACATGGTTTTACAGTTATCTTCATAACGAACAGATAACCAATCTTTAGCTGATTTTTCAACATTTGCATAAAGTATTACATTGGATGAAAACTCTATAAGGGTATCTCCCTCAGCATATCCCACGTATATATCTGGATTAATTACATCAATTATAGGAATGAGAAACTCTTCTTTATCATCTTTGCACGATGAGAACAGCGCCGATATTCCAAGCACCATTATTAATATTCTATATATATATACTTTGTTTTTCATTATTATTTACTTTTCAGGTTACCAATTAGGATTTTGAACCAGGTTAGGATTCGAGTTTTTATCTGATGCCGGTATCGGAAAAAGTTCGTGTTGACCTGATTTAAAACCTTCGCCTGTTGTTTGGGCGTATTCAATTCTCCAGTTTTCCTTGCTTTGTGGTACGCTGTTCTGGCCATTTACATAACCAAAGAACGTTGGTTTTACCTTACCAACCGAAGCAAGAACCGATGCTGCATCTCCCCATCGGACAAGATCAATAAACCTGGAGTTTTCATAGTAAAGCTCTGCTCGTCTTTCTGCTTTAATCCCATATTCTTCATTGTCCATATCAAGAGCCAGAGCATCATCCAAACCAGCTCGCTCACGAACCAAGTTCAAAGCACCCAATCCTGAAAGAGTTCCTTCTGAACCTCCCATCGCAACAGCCTCGGCATAATTTAAGAGCACCTCGGCATATCTCATAAAGCAGAGGTTGTTATGCAAAAATGTTCCGTGCCAAAAAGCTTCTCCATAAGTGTTTTCCGTTCGAGGTATCGATTTCATACGCCAATACCCCTCGCCGTCATCAACTCTTGTAGCCACACCTTTTTCCCCGGGGTAAGTAAATATAGATTCATCCAATAAGTCTTCATAACTCGCTATTGTTCCCCTATAGCGAGTTGACTTTGCGCCACCTGCTGTTATATCATGTGAATCCATAAAGTTGCCGAATGATTTTGACGCACATGCTGTTAAACCATATCCTGCTCCACTATAAATTTCTGCAGGATAGTGAATGCCTGAACTCCAGTTATAGACAACTTCCAATCGACCAGCTTGTGAGGTTGCATAATTGTTGTCGAAATGAGTTTCAATTTCCCACAAATACTCGTCACAAAAATCACTCGTATAACTATTCAATGCCGTGAAATCGGGAACAAGGTCGTATAGGTTTGTAGAAATAACTTTTGAGTACAGGACTGACGCGGCCTCGTTGTACTTTTTTTGCCATAAATATGCCTTGCCCAAATAGGCATATACAGCTTCCCTCGTTATACGGCCTCCTATTTCGCTCTGCCCGCCCAAACCTGATTTGGATGGTAATAATTCAGCCGCTGCAGCTAACTCGGTTTCGATAAAATCCCACGATTCAGAAGCAGGCGTATTGCCTTCACTGCCATTTAAAATATGATCGGCAAGCGGTGGATTTCCCCATAATTGAACCAAATACATCATCATGATGGACCGTATGGCACGCGCTTCTGCAATAACACGTTCCTTTGTTTCTGCCGAGGCAACATTATTGGCAGGCAGGTGTTCAACAATCATGCTGCAGTGGTATATTATGCTGTAATAATAAGACCACAACATGCTATAAGTAAAAGCTGAAGCCGACTCCGAATACGAAAAATAATCGGAGAAATCTCCAGACATCTGCTCCATACGATGTCTGACACTGTAATAGCCGGTACCATACAACGAATAATAATAAGTGCTAAATACGTCCCAGTTATTACCTCTCAGTTTGTGGTAAACTGAAGCAATGAATGCTGTTGCTTCTTCATCATCAGCATTTGTATAGGTATCTTCAACCGACAACACTCCATGTTGTGGAATCACCAGGTCATCTTCTACGTTACAGGATAGTAATCCGGTCAACGATAATAAAAAAACAATAATATTTTTTTTCATATTAATTTTCAATTAAATGTTAAAAACTTAGGTTGATTCCGAACATAACGGTTTTTGTTGCAGGATATCTACCCGGATCGATTGCCATTGCGTTTGGTAATGCTGAACGTACCTCGGGGTCTTGTCCGGGATACTTTGTAAATACAAAGAAATCATCTAAGGATACAAAAGCCCGCAACGACATCACATTTATCTTTTGCAATAATTTTTGGGGAATATTATAGCCCAGTTGGATTTGTTTAATTTTAAAATAAGAAGCATCGAAAACCATCGCATCAGAGGCCAGGTATTTCGCATCTGTTTGATACAGGGCCGATGGTCGGGGTGCATTGGGGTTATCTGAAGTCCAACGCTCGTCATACAGGAATTTGGGGCGGTTAAATTCCGGCTTATTATCCCAGGAAGCGGCATACATTAACTTCCCGCCTGAAGCTCCTGACCCTAACACCAGCAAATCGAAATTTTTATAGCTTGCCGTAAATGTTACACCATACGTAAAATCGGGAATTGCACTTCCAATGTCGGTTTTATCATTTTCTGTAATTGTCCCTGAATTGTCTAAGTCGGCATATATTGGCGCTCCGGTATCACTATCGATGCCCGTTACTTTATATCCTCTGAGATACCAAACTGAATGACCTTCCTCAAAAAAAGTAACATTACCTGTAGTTCCACCTAATTTTGCACCATCAATTCGTACTCCTTCTCCTTTATATTCAGTCACCTTATTTGAAAGAAATGCAATGTTTCCTTTCAGGCCGTACCTTAGGTCTTTGCCAATTTTGTCGTTCCATTCAAGGTCAAATTCAAACCCTTTATTGTTTACAACACCAACATTTTGAAAAACGTAATTTGTGCCGGTTGTCAGAGGCGCAACCGACTGAATCAATAACCCATCCGTATTTTTGTCGTAATAATCTAACGACATGGACAGTTTACTCTTAAAGAGCCTTACATCAAGACCGGCATCAAACTGCACAGATTCTTCCCATCTTAATTCAGGATTGGCAAGAAACTGGCTGGGATACACACCTGTATATAACTGGTTGTTGGTATAGTAATAATTCCCCGTGAGAAGACTGGAGGCATACATATAATTTCCTAAATTGCTAATACTGCCATTTTTACCATAGGAAGCTCTTAGTTTAACCTGTGAAAGGATATCTGAATTGATGCCTTTCATAAACTGTTCTTCCGATAGTGTCCAGCCCGCTGAAACTGATGGGAAATACCCCCACGCGTTATCTTTATCAAGCTTAGAATTATCATAAGCGTCGGCTCTAAAATTGACCTGAATGTTGTACCGGTTATCATAACTCCATCCAATCCGGCCAAAATAAGCCAACTGTGAATTTCTTATCTCATTTCCCTGGATTAAATCATTGGCTGATGTGGTCGAATAATCTAAATAAAGGTAATTGGGCAGGGTCCTCTCCACAGCATCGGTCGATCCGAGTACATTCGAATTGGTGTAGTCAATATATGACGTACCTGCCATAATTGAAAAATCGTTTTTCTTCAGGCTGAAATTATAATTTACAAAGTTCTCCCACTGAAGATATTCTAAAGCTCGTTGCTCCTCTGAAAGCATTAAAGTTTGTGCATAACTCTCCGTGGCAGCCCAGAATGCGGGAGTATAGCTATGAATACGGGTATTATTTAACCTATAACCTAACCTTGAAGTTACGATAAGGTTTTTAACCGGCTCTATATTGGCATAAAAAGTTCCGTTGACCCTGAACCTTTTATCTGTATTCGTATTTTTATAGATTTCGGCAATAGGGTTGCCAAAATTCGGAACCCAGTACGAAGTTCCGAAATAGTTGCCTGATTCGGGATCCTTCATGGGTTCATAACCATTATTTAGTGCATTCTGAACAAGAGAAGAAGCCCCAACAATACCATCTTCATATGTAACAGGTGTGAGTGGGTCAAAAACATACATGGTGCTCAATGCTGCTCCATTTGAAATGCTACCCTCTGAAATTGTTCCCAACTTGACTCTTTCGATTGAGTTTGTGGTACCAACTTCCAACCAACTCTTTATTTTGTACGAAGCATTAAATTGCGCCGTTATTCGTTGGTAAGAATCTTTGGACGATTTCACTATCCCGTCATAATCCAAATAGCTCAATGACAAGTAGAAAGAACCCTTATCGCTTCCCCCCTTCGACTCCAACTGTATGTACCTGGTTAAATCCGGTCTCCAGTACTTCGTCCTGCCAATCAGTGTCTGCAAGCTTGTTATTTACGTATGAGGAGGGGTTATTGTAATAATAGTCGTTTATTAACTGTTCTGAATACCCTGCCTCTTTAATAAATTGAATGTACTCGTTTGCATTTAATAAATCGGCCTTGTTTGATGCCTGCACGAGGGAGAATTTGTTGTTATAGAAAAACCTCCCATCAGATTTTTTTCCGATCTTGGTTGAAATTAATACCACTCCATTACCTGCTTCAGCGCCATAAATTGCAGCAGAAGCAGCATCTTTCAACACCTCCATACTCTCAATACTTTCCGGATCGAGGTAGTCTATATTATCAACTTTAAGTCCGTCAACGATAAATAATGGGTCTGAATTTCCGTTAGAAGAAAAACCACGTACGCGTAGGGTCGAAGGCGCACCGGGAGCACTTGATGTTGATATTACTTGTACACCGGCGACCTTACCCTGAAGCGCTGAAACAGCATCAGTTGTTGACCGGTTTGCCAAGTCTTCTGACTTTACACTGGAAATTGCCGCCGGTAACATTGCTTTTCTTTTGAACACCGTAACCAATAGCGACTACTTCTTCAAGACCAATGTTTTCCTCTATCATTTGGATGTTAATCTGACTTTGCCCATCCAGTGTAATTTCCTGAGTTTTCATTCCAATAAATGAGAAGGATAAGATTTGAGCATCTTCCGGAATTTCAAGAGTGTAATTCCCATCAAAATCGGTAGTGATCCCAATAGTTGTTCCTTTAACAATTACAGTAACTCCGGGAAGTGGTTCGCCTTTTGAATCGGTTACTTTTCCTGAAATAGTTTTCTTTTGTTCTTGTTCTTTTACCTTTTCAGGCGTACTCGTTTTTATAGAAGAAGGCTCAACTTTCTTTTCTAATATAGATATTTGCCTGTCGCTAATTTCATAATAATTTCGAGTACCTTTAAGCAACTGATCTAAAATATCTTCTATTGTTTTATCTTCAACCGAAATATTAACTTCCCTTTTTAAGTCAACTGATTTTTCGCTATAGAGAAAAATAAATTCGCTATTTTCTTCGACCTTCTGAAATACTTGTTCAACAGTGATATTCTCAAAACTCATCGTGAATTTAGTCTGCTGCGAGTACGTTGTGGAAGCTATTGAAGCAACCGACAAGAACAACAGAAAGCTAAGTAATTTCATTTTTAATAATAGTTTAGTTCCAATGGGCTTATTACAATTAAGTAGCCCGATCCGTTTTTTTTTCATAGATTTGATTCGTTTTTTGTTAATACAAGTTATTAATACAAACTTCGAAAACCGGTGAGGCTCAAATTCCCCGGTTTTCTTCTTATTGATTTAGTTATTTCATAAGCAAAATGACGTTTAGTTAATAATTACTTTTTCTTCCTCAATTTTATATTTGATTTTTGCAACTTTTGAAAGCGTAGTCATTACTTCTTCAAAAGATTCTTTAAGATCTAGTTTCCCTGAAATAGGCAATGCATTTCGATTTGTTCACTCTGATAAACGAAAGTCTTATTATAGTATCGCCCAATTTTCACAAGAACTTGTTCTATATTCTCATTTTTAAACTTATACCAACCGTCTATCCAGGCAATATAATTTTCCACATCCGATTCAGATACAACTGTCATTTCATTATTTGATGCACGGAAAGTGGCTTTCTGATTTGGTACCATATGAACTTTTTCCTTTATCAATTTACTATCACTCCATACATTCACACTACCTTCCAGCAATACTATTTCGGATAATTTATCGGAACTATAGGAATTCATATTAAACTTAGTACCAAGCACTTCTACATTCAAGTTTCTTGAGGAAACAATAAATGGCTGCTGCTCATTTTTGGCAACCTCAAAATATCCTTCACCGTCTAAATATACTTTCCTCCTTTTTCCATTGAATTTTTGAGGAAAAGCAAACCTTGAACCTGCATTTAACCATACTTTGGTACCATCACTTAATTCTAGTGTAATCTTTTTTCCGAATGGAATGACAAGCTCATTAAGGGGCATTTCCTTAT contains:
- a CDS encoding BACON domain-containing carbohydrate-binding protein, whose amino-acid sequence is MVLGISALFSSCKDDKEEFLIPIIDVINPDIYVGYAEGDTLIEFSSNVILYANVEKSAKDWLSVRYEDNCKTMYVQFLENDITDERVGQITLSKNGVEEVLTITQEANPVGGGAKIIDLNFSIDNSSGYTILSVSSDEVAKIPIGATVLLKCPSDDGTVSLLNPATYAEYVGGSPVNGEFKFVWTLEMAGITASSGMMAILRDGFDVESMYCAYQKTDLVFNVGDMGGYNAFTATPEEAAKIPIGATVVLVCPSNTGTISFLNTATYAEYAGGSPVGGKFAFKWTQEIADIATTGGIIAILRDGFDVSGFYSINMQSELDFAIGDMGGYTALTATAEEAAKIPIGATVVLVCSADAGSVRFLNTADYSEYASGSPINGRFTFVWTKDMAEITRAGVIAILSNGFDVTSMYCQN
- a CDS encoding SusC/RagA family TonB-linked outer membrane protein yields the protein MQTLIGRTKYWRPDLTRYIQLESKGGSDKGSFYLSLSYLDYDGIVKSSKDSYQRITAQFNASYKIKSWLEVGTTNSIERVKLGTISEGSISNGAALSTMYVFDPLTPVTYEDGIVGASSLVQNALNNGYEPMKDPESGNYFGTSYWVPNFGNPIAEIYKNTNTDKRFRVNGTFYANIEPVKNLIVTSRLGYRLNNTRIHSYTPAFWAATESYAQTLMLSEEQRALEYLQWENFVNYNFSLKKNDFSIMAGTSYIDYTNSNVLGSTDAVERTLPNYLYLDYSTTSANDLIQGNEIRNSQLAYFGRIGWSYDNRYNIQVNFRADAYDNSKLDKDNAWGYFPSVSAGWTLSEEQFMKGINSDILSQVKLRASYGKNGSISNLGNYMYASSLLTGNYYYTNNQLYTGVYPSQFLANPELRWEESVQFDAGLDVRLFKSKLSMSLDYYDKNTDGLLIQSVAPLTTGTNYVFQNVGVVNNKGFEFDLEWNDKIGKDLRYGLKGNIAFLSNKVTEYKGEGVRIDGAKLGGTTGNVTFFEEGHSVWYLRGYKVTGIDSDTGAPIYADLDNSGTITENDKTDIGSAIPDFTYGVTFTASYKNFDLLVLGSGASGGKLMYAASWDNKPEFNRPKFLYDERWTSDNPNAPRPSALYQTDAKYLASDAMVFDASYFKIKQIQLGYNIPQKLLQKINVMSLRAFVSLDDFFVFTKYPGQDPEVRSALPNAMAIDPGRYPATKTVMFGINLSF
- a CDS encoding TonB-dependent receptor plug domain-containing protein, with translation MANRSTTDAVSALQGKVAGVQVISTSSAPGAPSTLRVRGFSSNGNSDPLFIVDGLKVDNIDYLDPESIESMEVLKDAASAAIYGAEAGNGVVLISTKIGKKSDGRFFYNNKFSLVQASNKADLLNANEYIQFIKEAGYSEQLINDYYYNNPSSYVNNKLADTDWQDEVLETGFNQVHTVGVEGGKR
- a CDS encoding carboxypeptidase-like regulatory domain-containing protein, whose protein sequence is MKLLSFLLFLSVASIASTTYSQQTKFTMSFENITVEQVFQKVEENSEFIFLYSEKSVDLKREVNISVEDKTIEDILDQLLKGTRNYYEISDRQISILEKKVEPSSIKTSTPEKVKEQEQKKTISGKVTDSKGEPLPGVTVIVKGTTIGITTDFDGNYTLEIPEDAQILSFSFIGMKTQEITLDGQSQINIQMIEENIGLEEVVAIGYGVQKKSNVTGGNFQCKVRRLGKPVNN
- a CDS encoding FecR family protein, which produces MTKKKYIDYTFEELIHDHEFVEIIQNISTEKEWREFLDVHKDSKENILKAKKFISLFWIKKVQLHDDLKHDLWLKIRAFNKSDRKENKSVQLKRILRIAASVLIILSISSILYLNLHNHGDEYIFSEISNSSKHENTILSLANGERVEVQKKQSNITVLENESVLVDENVHNNQIASSSINKEMPLNELVIPFGKKITLELSDGTKVWLNAGSRFAFPQKFNGKRRKVYLDGEGYFEVAKNEQQPFIVSSRNLNVEVLGTKFNMNSYSSDKLSEIVLLEGSVNVWSDSKLIKEKVHMVPNQKATFRASNNEMTVVSESDVENYIAWIDGWYKFKNENIEQVLVKIGRYYNKTFVYQSEQIEMHCLFQGN
- a CDS encoding RagB/SusD family nutrient uptake outer membrane protein → MKKNIIVFLLSLTGLLSCNVEDDLVIPQHGVLSVEDTYTNADDEEATAFIASVYHKLRGNNWDVFSTYYYSLYGTGYYSVRHRMEQMSGDFSDYFSYSESASAFTYSMLWSYYYSIIYHCSMIVEHLPANNVASAETKERVIAEARAIRSIMMMYLVQLWGNPPLADHILNGSEGNTPASESWDFIETELAAAAELLPSKSGLGGQSEIGGRITREAVYAYLGKAYLWQKKYNEAASVLYSKVISTNLYDLVPDFTALNSYTSDFCDEYLWEIETHFDNNYATSQAGRLEVVYNWSSGIHYPAEIYSGAGYGLTACASKSFGNFMDSHDITAGGAKSTRYRGTIASYEDLLDESIFTYPGEKGVATRVDDGEGYWRMKSIPRTENTYGEAFWHGTFLHNNLCFMRYAEVLLNYAEAVAMGGSEGTLSGLGALNLVRERAGLDDALALDMDNEEYGIKAERRAELYYENSRFIDLVRWGDAASVLASVGKVKPTFFGYVNGQNSVPQSKENWRIEYAQTTGEGFKSGQHELFPIPASDKNSNPNLVQNPNW